The genomic DNA atgggtagttcaatcagctgtGAACTACACCTTATAAAGCGGatgttactaattcgaatctccattttttcttctcttatatgaacatgtaaaaaaaaaaaaaagttttagacCAATTAACTtctatgaataaaaaataaaataaacgcccatttcaaaaaaaatcaatgccaCAAAtgaaacctatatatatatatatatatatatataagagagagagtatcATAAAGCACATACAGACTATACAGTACATGTGCTTAACGTACAAGACATACTTGGAGGTCCCTCACAAAAATGGTTCGTCTACGTTTGTCGTCGCCGCCCCGGCACCCCGAATTGAAGCGTGCTGAGCTTCCCCCTCACAAAACGGTAATTGAAGAGTACACCGAATTGAAGCCTGCTGAGCTTCCCCCTCAAAAAACGGTAATTGAAACGTTCTCGTACACCACCGAATCTAAGAAAATACCCCCGACTGAAGAGGTGTTGCGGAATATCTTCAAAAAATTCGACGCTAATCGCGACGGCCGTCTCAGCAAGGAAGAGCTAACGGACGCTTTCCGATACCTCGGCTCTAGGACGCCCGGCTGGAGAGCCGGCCGTGCCCTCCGACATGTTGATGCCAACGGAGACGGATTCGTCAGCGAGGAGGAGCTGAGCGAGTTAGTGAAATACGCTAAGAAATATGGATATTCCGTTTAGCAaataatacttaattatataataGTATATAGTGTCAGCTGATATATCATGCTAATTACTGCTCCTTTTGCGCAAGATCGAGGATGCAGTGCTTGTATGTGTGCGTTAGTTTTGTTACATATAAAAGAGGATGTTGTATTTACATGTTTTTGTTtgatcacttgtttttggctgtATGTATTTGGTGGTTCATGCTCTGCAAATTTGGCCTTTTAGAGGTGGTCAAACCACTCCTACCTCAAACCACTCCTACCTCGAGCCTTTGCGAGTAGCCAACCACCTCTCCCAGCCATTCATGTATGTAGGATGTAAGGAAcgcatttatatatttatgcaGTGTGATTTAGTGGGTTGAAGCGAACGATATTaataagcagcggataaatatttttagattttaattttattaatgatctaagaaatctttttgACAAAACTAAATACTCTCTAGgctttgaaggaaaataagaataaactcaactttAAGTATTCTCATTCAGAAACGGAGGGAAGGGGGGAccggggtaggccatggtcccccccaaaataaggaaaaaaaaaattataagttaaaaaaaaaaaaaaaaaaaaaaagtaaagtaaagtaaagttttaaatttagtcattttgaccctatttttagattttttggccatatctaataaaaacttttggcactattcttaatttttttgggtcatacacattaagtttttttatttgtttttatttttagttcttactttcaaatgtccatttttttggcccttactttcaaatgctcacttttttttttggcccagtagtctttatttcataaaaaacaatcaaattaattttttttttttaataaaagaaattctaaagaactgaaaaaaataaaaataataataataataaataaaaaaattggttggccccctcccataaaattttctggCTCTGTCCCTGTTCTCTTTAATCAgtatcaataataaacaacaattgATTTTCTATGGaggttataagcatatatttatagtctcaaaccctaaacctaataaaataacgaaataaagactcctaaaactctaaccctaagaaaataacaacatattGATTGTACAACCAGAGGCCTGGTGCGCATAAGTGTCTGAAAGTACCATCAATCACAGGCATGCGGGCACTCGATCACATTTCCAAGGGCTTTGCAATCTACATCATATATCCATTAAtttccactatatatatatatatatatatatatatatatatatatatatagttagatATAAGGATATCACAATAGAAAGATGGTACAGTTGAAACAATAATTGAAATTGGCCTGATAGAGACAGTGATCATTAAAAGATTCCAGTTCATCTTCctggaaaagaaaaggatatatCCTGATCATTTATTGGTGGATTTTGAGCAGAGTCACTCCCTCTTAATACGAACCTCAGATGTTAAAGAGAGAGTCGGAGAATCCATAACGGGAGAGTACAATATATTCTACCAAATGCTTTCATTTCCACTTGCTGATATGGGCCTGGAAGAAAGAATATAATCACATGCATATTGATAAAGTAGAAGAATTAAAACAATTCATTACAAATTGAGCTTCACCAAAATTTGTGGAGAAGAGATTGGTTTAGGAAGATATTCCACACATATCCATACGTGCTATGGAGGTCTTCAATGGTAACATTATTAATAAGAATATCTTCCTAAACCAATCTCTTCTATCTCCACAAATTTTGGTGAAGCTCAATTTGTAATGAATTGTTTTAATTCCTCTACTTTATCACATATATGCATGCCTCCTTAGTACTGCTACTAAGAATTTGAATCGTGGTCGAAAGTATTGTTCCTTTTCAGGAAATTGAAGGAGTCCTGTTTTCGAGTTAAGACTAAAATTACGGTTTGATATTTAAAGTCataagttttttcaaaatgcatTCTCTTGCCTACGGTGCGAAAACGTGCGATAGAAtatgaattgaataattaaatttatctctttgtATAAGCTAATTAAGCTTTTAGAAGCAAAGGTCTTAAATTCGAATAACCATGTCTTTATCAATTCactctcattttaattaaatatttcacatgttggcTTCACCTATTATGAATAAGTTTGAGTCTACAAGTGAATGAGAATGataaactataaattaaatgattaaattcatctcttcttataattaacttaagcttttgaaataaataagaatttaaCAGcgtgaattttctttttatgattttaaactgttattaaaaaaaaaaaaaaaaaaaacgtgcgCCCCAAACACAACAATTTCTggtattttgtttaaaatgcGCTTAGCATGTGAAATCACATGGCCGAACAAACTCAAAAGTCTTTTAGACCAATTAAGTTTTATGCATGAAgcacaaataatataaatgcccacttcaaaaaaatcaatgccACAAATGAAACCTATATATATTCCTAGTATCATAAAGCACATACAGTAGCATGCATTACAAGAAATCTACTCATCAGGGACGACTGTGAAGTCGACGCTAATGCTTACCTATTAGCAtcgacttttgaaagtcgccctTAATAGGTGCGTATTAGCATCCACCttgaagtggacgctaatagtcgacccaaaagataaatattagcgtccactttacagtTGACACTaataagtcgacgctaatataCTAGCGAGAATTATACTAGAGGTGGGAAAATTATTAGGGGCGACAAAAATAACTATTAGTGTCAACAGATGTCAACGCTGATAGTTTAGTATCAGCATCCAAaaaatgtggacgctaatagtcctatataacaataaaaaataaaaattaacagtCCACAATAGCGTTCACTTTGAAAGTAGACACTGATGTGAAGCATTAGCAtccactaaagtggacgctaaatctcttgtacaaaaataaaaaaataaaaaacaaattaaaataaaagctcaatagcgtccactcaaagtagACGCTGATGATAGAGCATTAGTGGATGGTAAAATgcttatacaaaaaaataaattaattaaactaaaagcccaatagcgtccactcaaagtggacgctgatgatatattattagcgtctactttgatagtggacgctgatgatagagtattagcgtccactatagTGGATGCTAAACCTCttgcacaaaaataaaaaagtaaaaaacagattaaactaaaagctcaatagcgtccactttgagtggacgctgataatatatcattagcgtccacttcgaaagtggacgctgataattgAGCATTATTGTCTactagagtggacgctaaagtgcttgtacaaaaattaaaaaaaaaaaaaaaaaaaacaaattaaactaaaagctcaaagtggacgctgataatatattattagcGTTTACTCTAATAGTGGAGCATTAGCGTgcttgtacaaaaataaaaaaataaaaaagaaattaaattaaaagctcaatagcgtccactcaagaGTGGACATTGATGATATATCATAGCGTCTACTTTGatagtggacgctgatgatagAGCATTAGCTAGCGTCAaatttagtggacgctaaacctcttgtaaaaaataaaaaaataaataaaaaaaaaaaaattaatactcCTCCTTACCATACACAAGAACATAAAAATCAGACAGTCTTGAAGTAACAAATAGATTGAAAGGAAAAATCATTGTGAGAGAACTTTTGCATAGAGGGTTTGTTTTTCCTCTCATCTCATACATATATAGGAGCTAGATTTCCTTCCATTATCACCCTATACAATGAAACCAATTCAATTTTATCAGAAAGAGTCGGAAAGGAAAATGGATAGTGATCATCATTTGATTTTCCAATGATAAAAGATCTTCCATGTTTCATTGAAGTTTATTACTCCATATCGTTATATATCATCACCTAATTCTctattgagttttttttcttttttctttttttttttttttaatagtttttagGATTATAAAACATATCAAGCTGCTTGTAATAAACAACTTGCTTCCTAATCCAGACGTGAGAAACCCACAAAGCATTGTCTTGGTGACGGCCGACAAAACACGagttagagcatgtttgagattgcgtttgagaaatagagtttttaagtcaaaaagtgtttttgggcaaaaatttcatttttaagcttttggcaAAAAtacgttttgaccatttttaggctttttgaacccttaaaaaaacttttaatttttttaccaaacgagtacttttttcttcaaacgggcttttttagtgttaaaaatatttttagacctctcaaacgcaatctcaaacaagccttAGTGAGACAAAATCTAAACATTGGCCACAACTTCCCTCCTCTCAAAAAAGCTTTTGCATCCACTTGAAAAAGACAAGACTGACGTTGCTGGCCTTTTCTTTTACAATATTTAGTGCTTTGTTTTGCAtaatctctgtctctctctctgagtctctctctctctctctccttctccttGGGACATTGGCATCCCCCTCACCAAAtgttatctctctctctctctctctctctctctcctacaTACATATATTGGCATCCCCATACCAAGTCTCAAAAGCAATTTGTTTCTCCCATACAATTGCGTGcattgtttttattcttttgggtGATATAAATCATAGAGATGGGTGTTCAAAGCTGTGCTTAACGCACAAGACACACTATCCGGTCAAGATAAGTTGGAATAATCTGATCGATCGATCCCCATGATAAAAAATGGTCTTTAACCAAAGACGAAGCATCTATATAATCCCCATGCTTGAACACTCTCAAAATCATACCCCAGTAAAAGTCTCTGAACCTGTTTAAGGCCATTGTGAGTTCCCATATACCCAGCTACCTTTTTGACAACATGGTTCGTGATTCTGTGCCTAAGAAAATACCCCCGACTGAAGAGGTGTTACGGGATATCTTCAAAAAATATGACGCTAATGGCGATGGCCGTCTCAGCAAGGCAGAGCTAAAGGACGCCTTTCGACAACTTGGCTCTCGGATGCCCGGCTGGAGAGCCGGCCGTGGCCTCCACCATGCTGATGGCAACGGAGACGGATTTGTCAGCGAGGAGGAGCTGAGCTCGCTCGTGAAATACGCTAAGAAACATGGATATTCCATTTAGTAaataataatctatatataCATGTACGTACACTTAATTATATAATAGTATATAGTGTCAGCTGATCATATATCATGTTAATTACTCCCCATATATGTTTCAGCTTCTTCTATGATGTAGAACCGAAAAGATGGCCTGCTCCTTTTGtacatgttaaatatattggataatatattagaagcggaagaaagagagagaagagagagagagcgaaagcatacaatggactacattgtattgactctaattataataatgaatacagaagcctctatttatagagaggcaagtaacctaatagattaaggaaaggaaaacctagtagaataagaaaaagtaaatctagtagactaataatacctaaagaagtaaataataagtaatattcttaacatcttcttaacatcccccctcaaactcaatgtgtaaacttgagtttggataaacgaaaagggaaagaaaaaggaattcgccgaaaaaggtgcttgtgccgaaacaattgccgaagtaacgccataaaagttgttagagaccCGTGGATTctgcctggtcggctgagaaaagTAGGTTCAgttaaaaggggcttgtttggcccgtaacccttggacTGTCTCGCCTGATCGGCTgagctaaagtctgacccaaaaattctaactagtagaccgtctcgcctggtcggctgagataagtagggccggttgaagaggctaatcatgtttgaaacccttggaccgtctcgcctagtcggctgagataagtaggcccgattgaagaggctaatcatgtctgaaacccttggaccgtctcgccttgtcggctgaactaaagtctgactagtagaccgtctcgcctggtcggctgagataagcagggccggttgaataggctaatcatgcctgaaacccttggaccgtctcgccttgtcggctaaACTAAAGTCTggcccatctaactagtagaccaTCTCGCCTAGCCGGCTGAGCTAAGTAGGGAGAAaaatggccggttgaagaggcaaatcagtgaccggtgatggcggtatttgacaaggcataagtgggccggttgaaaggggcttctttggcccaaaaacccatggacctaaggaaagattggtctgacccgaGAGTGCCATCCGCAAGAAGAATAAACCGGATTGAATTGCGCCAAAGAACAGGCTATAAAACCGAATTGAACAAGCATAACCcaacttgaaccgcataaaacaaacgcctaaatttgaagaagagtcttgttttctgccatatagagatgccaaaagcaaaaatagatcacaaatttgaaatcatgacgaaaaattgagtaggaaacacctggtcaactttttcagtggtcaaagtcaaagtcaacggtcaacgaTTGAAAAGTCAACGCTGACGTGGCACTAATGACGTGGTAAGGTCTGACTTGatactgatgacgtggcacacaGGCTGACGTGGCACTGATGACATGGCACTGATGACGTGGTAAGGTCTGACTTGatactgatgacgtggcacacaGGCTAACGTGGCACACAGGCTGACGTGGCACTGATGACGTGACACGTAGGGCTGGCGTGGCTATGCTGACGTGGaaattagggctgacgtggcaaggaTGGCGTGGCACGTGGGTGCGATGGCGTGTGTGGTACACGCGCGAACGGAGGAGGCGTGTACTGGCGCGTGGATCTGACGCGAGAAACTTCTAGGGGCGCGTGGAGCGTCGTATGGAGGATATGGGACTTGTTCTGGAATCACCGAGATGAAAGCTATCGATCGGTGGCCTTGGAGAAGTgatcggaccaccgtggcggctGGTGGCGGAAGggcagtggcggaattgccAAAAATTTGGGCGGCGCGTGGAAGCTTCGATGGGGCTGTGTGCGGCGGCTCTGGGACGGTTGTCTTCCGGGttttcaagcggtatagtgatacattgaaaacctcgaggagaagatagagaaccgtgaggagcagagagaatgattcgccggataacactggcggcgccggaaaacgtcaaagacgtttattggaggccacagaaaggtggctttgataccatgttaaaatatgctctgataccatgttaaatatattaaataatatattagaagcggaagaaagagagagaagagagagagagcgaaagcatacaatggactacattgtattgactctaattataataatgaatacagaagcctctatttatagagaggcaagtaacctaatagattaaggaaaggaaaacctagtagaataagaaaaagtaaatctagtagactaataatacctaaagaagtaaataataagtaatattcttaacatcttCTTAACAGTACAAGATCGAGGATGCAGTGCTTCTATGTGTGCGttagttttgttatatatatatatataagaggatgTTGTATTTACATGTTTTTGTTTGATCAATTGTTTTCGGCCGTACGttatattcttcttcttggttGGTCCACTCGTGCTCGATCTATAATAATGCTTTTGATGGATGCAATAGAAAAAGGTTGCTATAATTAGATCGCTGTGGATATATCATGTATGCTATATATAATTAGACGGATGCTTAATTACCCTTT from Corylus avellana chromosome ca6, CavTom2PMs-1.0 includes the following:
- the LOC132185946 gene encoding calmodulin-like protein 5; this translates as MVRLRLSSPPRHPELKRAELPPHKTVIEEYTELKPAELPPQKTVIETFSYTTESKKIPPTEEVLRNIFKKFDANRDGRLSKEELTDAFRYLGSRTPGWRAGRALRHVDANGDGFVSEEELSELVKYAKKYGYSV